In a single window of the Thermotoga sp. KOL6 genome:
- a CDS encoding radical SAM protein, giving the protein MRKPRRPQDFLEYEKVLRFGRKETKVEKMRLEGDIRVALVVPNSYEVAVSGLAFHHVQRLLNSHPRIRCERFFYDESFEKFYSLESQTPIDEFPIWLFSVSFENDFLNLLDILKRKGIPLLWQEREDHHPLVIAGGAVTYLNERFLLPVVDAVYFGELEKYLMDFLEALTKRSKRSALEYLSKIPSMNVPPLSKSHSEVAGGVNLNDFLPHASVAPQVGVFPRKLLVEIGRGCIRRCAFCVFGRNLKPARFVTPDNFERLVRSLSYDEYGLISATVTDYPWLEDLLNIVEKYGLKISVSSLRLDRLSERLLRVLKSSGQESFTIAPESGSRRIRDILKKDISDQQIENALKIARNVGFGRIKMYFIYGLVEETEEDLRAVRKIGDMAFEMGYKEVHMSFNPLIPKPGTEFETRKMESFDELRRKEKFLRNLLKGFRVDFESLRESVVQYTIAHSSEDEVIEWVKFFQKKNKRELKKTIFDEGRKRLC; this is encoded by the coding sequence TTGAGAAAACCGAGAAGGCCCCAAGATTTTTTGGAATATGAAAAAGTTTTAAGATTCGGAAGAAAGGAAACAAAGGTTGAAAAGATGAGATTAGAGGGCGACATTCGTGTCGCCCTTGTTGTTCCCAACAGTTACGAAGTTGCCGTTTCTGGCCTTGCTTTTCATCACGTTCAAAGACTTCTCAATTCGCATCCACGTATAAGATGTGAAAGATTTTTCTACGATGAATCTTTCGAGAAGTTCTATTCCCTTGAATCTCAAACTCCTATCGACGAATTTCCAATCTGGCTCTTTTCTGTGAGTTTCGAAAACGATTTTCTGAATCTACTTGACATATTGAAAAGAAAAGGGATTCCTCTTTTGTGGCAAGAAAGAGAGGATCATCACCCCCTCGTAATAGCGGGAGGTGCGGTTACTTATCTGAACGAAAGGTTTCTCCTTCCAGTGGTAGATGCCGTGTATTTCGGCGAGCTTGAGAAGTATCTGATGGATTTCTTGGAGGCTCTCACAAAGAGATCGAAAAGGAGTGCCTTAGAATATCTCTCCAAGATACCATCTATGAACGTTCCTCCTCTTTCAAAATCTCATTCAGAAGTGGCGGGCGGTGTGAACCTGAACGATTTTCTTCCTCACGCGAGTGTGGCGCCGCAAGTGGGGGTTTTTCCCAGGAAACTGCTCGTTGAGATCGGGAGGGGTTGTATAAGAAGGTGTGCCTTCTGCGTTTTCGGAAGAAACTTGAAACCAGCTCGTTTTGTAACTCCTGATAACTTCGAGAGACTGGTTAGATCCCTTTCGTATGACGAATATGGACTCATAAGTGCTACAGTTACGGATTATCCTTGGCTCGAAGATTTACTGAATATAGTGGAAAAATACGGATTGAAGATTTCTGTTTCTTCTTTGAGATTAGATAGACTTTCAGAGAGACTCTTGAGGGTATTGAAAAGTTCCGGTCAGGAATCCTTCACCATAGCTCCGGAATCTGGTTCTCGGAGAATCCGTGACATTCTGAAGAAAGACATATCTGACCAGCAGATCGAAAACGCCTTGAAGATAGCCAGAAACGTTGGGTTTGGTAGAATAAAGATGTACTTCATATACGGGCTTGTTGAAGAAACTGAGGAAGATCTGAGGGCGGTCAGAAAGATAGGAGACATGGCTTTTGAGATGGGATACAAAGAAGTTCACATGAGTTTCAATCCTCTTATCCCTAAACCTGGTACAGAATTCGAAACTAGAAAGATGGAATCGTTTGACGAGTTAAGAAGGAAAGAGAAGTTCTTGAGAAACCTTCTCAAAGGTTTCAGAGTGGATTTTGAAAGTCTTCGAGAGTCCGTGGTTCAATACACGATTGCCCACTCGTCTGAAGATGAAGTGATAGAGTGGGTAAAATTTTTCCAAAAAAAGAACAAGAGAGAGCTGAAAAAAACAATATTCGATGAAGGGAGGAAAAGGTTGTGCTGA